Proteins encoded by one window of Leguminivora glycinivorella isolate SPB_JAAS2020 unplaced genomic scaffold, LegGlyc_1.1 Scaffold10, whole genome shotgun sequence:
- the LOC125242146 gene encoding uncharacterized protein LOC125242146, translating into MPIMSGKKCLGSQAKEVVARVYHHIKKEKFNGVLNLTNAMWRTVQATGYSECVINSILKEIEEQHDACKSADGTEETKIKTSTLTETAEETKMAPTNDITEQTKVIIARVYQHMKKEAEIVKLIDPKSPSRRAAKATGYSQRTIFKVLKEEQQAWSKASTYSDTKPIFKPPTKRRRICPKSTLDNYDLSLLRQTIISYLTKNHKLPTLKQLLENVTKKIDYKGCKESFRKIVYDAGFEWSGPDNHKVLVERHDVQMFRFRYLKQLQKYRDEGRYIVFTDNYCVDSTSMQKKLKNENGTAQKRSKGIRVIIIHAGGSQGFVQNACLIYEANPKTDESMNFKKYKKWLTNQLLPNLPENAVIVMTNENCVFENCPNPNSTKSFMHAWLTEQNIEYEETMNKVELYDLVLKGQATFKSHTIEELVRSKGFPELRLPPHHPDLNPMEHIWRALKTDEVLNNVEEDLTSNLNLIKERIEMIDRAVWEDACRQVIEAEKQYIKYFDNKV; encoded by the exons ATGCCAATAATGTCAGGGAAAAAATGTCTTGGAAGCCAG GCCAAAGAAGTTGTTGCTAGGGTATATCAccatataaaaaaagaaaagtttAATGGTGTTCTAAATCTTACCAATGCGATGTGGCGAACTGTACAAGCAACAGGTTATAGTGAATGTGTTATAAACAGTATATTAAAAGAAATTGAAGAACAACATGATGCATGCAAATCTGCAGATGGCACAGAGGAAACCAAAATTAAGACAAGCACATTGACAGAAACAGCAGAGGAAACTAAAATGGCACCAACAAATGATATAACTGAACAGACTAAAGTAATAATTGCTAGGGTCTACCAACATATGAAAAAAGAGGCAGAAATAGTAAAGCTTATTGATCCTAAGAGCCCTAGCCGGCGAGCTGCAAAAGCTACTGGGTACAGTCAACGAACAATATTCAAAGTTCTAAAAGAAGAACAACAAGCTTGGTCAAAAGCATCAACATATAGTGACACAAAACCAATATTTAAGCCACCAACTAAAAGAAGACGCATTTGCCCAAAATCAACATTGGATAACTATGACCTGTCTTTACTTCGACAAACAATTATTTCATATCTCACCAAAAATCACAAATTGCCTACATTAAAACAACTGCTggaaaatgtaacaaaaaaaattgattacAAAGGCTGCAAAGAATCTTTTCGGAAAATTGTGTATGATGCAGGTTTCGAATGGTCTGGTCCAGATAATCACAAAGTACTTGTTGAAAGGCATGATGTTCAAATGTTTCGATTTAGATATCTAAAACAACTGCAAAAATATCGCGATGAAGGTAGATACATAGTTTTTACTGACAATTACTGCGTTGACTCGACATCCATGCAgaagaaattgaaaaacgaaaaTGGAACAGCACAGAAAAGGTCAAAAGGAATTCGGGTCATAATTATTCATGCGGGTGGGTCTCAAGGTTTTGTTCAAAATGCCTGCTTAATATATGAAGCGAATCCAAAAACTGATGAAAGTATGAATTTCAAGAAATATAAGAAATGGCTTACAAACCAACTACTGCCTAATTTGCCAGAAAATGCTGTTATTGTCATGACTAATGAAAATTGTGTATTTGAAAATTGTCCTAATCCTAATTCTACTAAAAGCTTTATGCATGCATGGTTGACCGAACAAAATATTGAATATGAGGAAACAATGAATAAAGTAGAACTGTATGATTTAGTATTGAAAGGCCAAGCGACATTCAAAAGCCACACCATTGAAGAACTAGTTAGGTCAAAGGGTTTCCCAGAGCTAAGACTACCTCCTCATCACCCTGACCTGAATCCAATGGAACATATTTGGAGAGCATTAAAAACAGATGAAGTTTTAAATAATGTTGAGGAAGACTTGACAagtaatcttaatttaataaaagaaCGCATTGAAATGATTGATAGAGCGGTGTGGGAAGACGCATGTCGGCAAGTTATAGAGGCGGAAAAACAATACattaaatattttgataataaagtttaa
- the LOC125242173 gene encoding serine--tRNA synthetase-like protein Slimp translates to IEFISRKVFSCKKLLVRKSALFVNGPKASETFVFVTPHVDIPELVKEKFIIQEQLVNRQANIDFQKVENLWAVYEELKKQKSDYDKKKAEISQELGKLIKNEPDSDVTKKYKIQSDLAKENIKKLKVPLWAAEEAVMLEVLKLPNTLHEKTPLKEYQVIHSHSSTPNNNKDHLKIGREKNLINFKKNENYYLTGDAAIFELGAKFYFNNVLRNSNFIQFSNPDFVKSVIVEGCGEDHTDPDATFILHHNEDTKVNPDSRLHLTGGASLCSFFAYHAKNVLFAKSLPLNYFSMGRQYIPSPTEEDNLFHVSQASVVQIFNVTKDSKECDVSLGRIIEILKDAYTKLGYHYRIVLVPAHELALWESLRVVIEMYSSSMKKYVNVAEISVSGDFISKRLMLTYTENKESKYPHIISGTVLNVPKLLACAIEQDSEFSIPDMFKTENWSMKS, encoded by the coding sequence ATAGAGTTTATCTCTCGTAAAGTATTTAGTTGTAAGAAGCTGTTAGTGAGGAAGTCTGCATTGTTTGTCAATGGCCCAAAAGCAAGTGAAACATTTGTCTTTGTGACTCCTCATGTTGACATACCAGAACTGGTCAAAGAAAAGTTTATCATACAGGAACAATTGGTAAATAGACAAGCAAATATTGATTTCCAGAAGGTGGAGAATCTTTGGGCTGTATATGAAGAATTAAAGAAACAGAAATCAGATTATGACAAAAAGAAAGCAGAGATTTCTCAGGAATTAGGAAAATTAATAAAGAATGAGCCAGATAGTGATGttactaaaaagtataaaatacagAGTGATTTAGCCAAAGAAAACATAAAAAAGTTAAAGGTACCTTTATGGGCTGCTGAAGAAGCTGTTATGCTTGAAGTATTAAAACTACCAAATACTTTACATGAAAAAACACCACTTAAGGAGTATCAGGTCATACATAGCCACAGTTCcaccccaaataataataaagaccaTTTGAAAATTGGCAGAGAAAAGAACCTAATTAATTTTAAGAAGAATGAAAACTACTACCTAACAGGGGATGCAGCTATATTTGAGCTTGGGGCAAAATTTTACTTTAACAATGTTTTAAGAAATAGTAATTTCATTCAGTTCTCCAACCCTGACTTTGTGAAGAGTGTAATTGTGGAGGGTTGTGGGGAAGACCACACCGACCCAGACGCTACATTTATTCTGCATCACAATGAGGATACTAAAGTGAATCCTGACAGCAGGCTGCATTTGACTGGAGGGGCTTCGCTCTGCTCATTTTTTGCATATCATgctaaaaatgttttgtttgcaaAATCCTTGCCACTAAACTATTTTTCCATGGGCCGTCAATACATACCATCACCGACTGAAGAGGACAACTTATTCCATGTCAGCCAGGCCTCTGTGGTGCAAATCTTCAATGTTACTAAAGATTCTAAAGAATGTGATGTATCCCTTGGCAGAATTATAGAAATTCTCAAGGATGCCTACACCAAACTTGGTTATCATTACAGGATAGTCTTAGTTCCAGCTCATGAGCTAGCCCTGTGGGAATCACTAAGAGTAGTGATAGAGATGTACTCCAGTTCTATGAAGAAATATGTGAATGTTGCTGAGATCTCTGTCAGTGGGGACTTCATAAGCAAGAGGCTCATGTTAACTTACACTGAAAATAAAGAGTCTAAATATCCTCACATTATTTCTGGTACAGTTCTAAATGTACCAAAATTATTAGCCTGTGCCATAGAACAAGATTCTGAATTTTCAATTCCTGATATGTTTAAAACAGAGAATTGGTCAATGAAAAGTTAG
- the LOC125242184 gene encoding PR domain zinc finger protein 5-like, with product MDSTLSFFSLPFVDSDSADLALNIKNVNPDCGYEELHSSLPSHSGLLGHDDVLAQFLSPDEPLEEPDLNGPTTLHCEICQKKFDNAKKYYGHLRIHSKGNAWVCDKCPDQKFATKQHLMKHSLIHKPLERVWRCQHCSLSFEALWRLQQHLFSTHLEYRPHKCDVCEKAFHKKSDLKRHIDMHNKVRKFACSVCLMEFKDKCNLKRHLLTHTNEKPYCCAGCGNRYKQLASMKRHSAKCPKNQNNNTTGDPKARKNHCRVCGMMFQYKSALLEHCVRQHTNAPSTSNLPTVVEHDKSQVQLTMDHNRLDTIVDDILAAEDDYLSLSHNNLLNYNQNEMQDNNDNLMHVEFLKAMNQLHSLDDELFYNDLDLDNFQASHIFNMNTNDMDYNDKNGEILFDFADNGRSMDQDIMNVLSDVVPETNKTEPENPPVSVNECATIFESDVDLEASTNLAANLSQLIGENNVHYVSTEDDDTFIISLNSGIDAEQLTDMLNIGVELVENNNEEKASEVTPEADKTDYQIDEPIVVKIEEPVLNNEVPNDNKENVIVKPKIKKCTLFICRTCNKVFKKKENYKSHKAIHNPSLRAHRCRQCGLRFSYRSTLNKHRAAHEQRPKRQIRCEHAGCEKIYDAVWKLKNHVERDHEKLMPYKCNRKGCGKRFYKHCDLQKHDRLHSGERPYSCDICQRAFQQISHLKRHERTVDCTQHVQWQR from the exons ATGGATTCGACACTATCCTTCTTTAGCCTACCA TTTGTAGACTCGGACAGTGCTGATTTGGCACTAAATATCAAGAACGTAAATCCTGATTGTGGTTATGAGGAGCTGCACTCCAGTTTGCCCTCGCACAGTGGCTTGCTCGGGCATGACGATGTCTTGGCCCAGTTTCTGTCCCCGGACGAGCCGCTGGAGGAGCCCGACCTCAACGGCCCCACCACCTTGCACTGCGAGATTTGTCAGAAAAAGTTTGACAATGCTAAGAAGTACTATGGTCACCTTAGAATACATTCCAAGGGCAATGCTTGGGTTTGCG ACAAGTGCCCAGACCAGAAGTTTGCCACGAAGCAGCACCTGATGAAGCACAGCCTCATCCACAAGCCGCTGGAGCGAGTGTGGCGGTGCCAGCACTGCAGCCTGTCCTTTGAAGCTCTCTGGAGGCTCCAGCAGCATCTCTTCTCCACACATTTAGAGTACAG GCCCCACAAGTGTGACGTATGTGAAAAAGCTTTCCATAAAAAGTCAGATTTAAAGAGGCACATAGATATGCACAATA AAGTAAGGAAGTTTGCGTGTTCAGTATGTCTGATGGAGTTCAAGGACAAGTGTAATTTGAAGAGGCACTTGTTGACGCACACCAATGAGAAGCCCTACTGCTGTGCAGGCTGCGGAAATAGGTATAAACAG tTAGCATCAATGAAGAGGCACAGTGCAAAGTGCCCCAAAAATCAGAACAACAATACAACTGGGGATCCCAAAGCGCGGAAGAACCACTGCCGAGTGTGCGGAATGATGTTCCAGTACAAGAGTGCTTTATTGGAACACTGCGTCAG gcaacacacaaACGCTCCCAGCACCTCAAACCTGCCGACCGTTGTAGAACACGACAAGTCGCAAGTCCAACTCACGATGGACCACAACCGCCTCGACACCATCGTCGACGACATCCTCGCCGCAGAGGACGACTACCTTTCCCTCTCGCACAACAACCTTCTCAACTACAACCAGAACGAGATGCAAGACAACAACGACAACCTCATGCATGTAGAGTTCCTCAAAGCTATGAACCAGCTACACAGTCTCGACGATGAACTCTTTTACAACGATCTAGACTTAGACAACTTCCAAGCGTCTCATATCTTCAACATGAATACTAACGATATGGATTATAATGATAAAAATGGAGAAATACTCTTCGATTTTGCTGATAACGGGAGAAGTATGGATCAAGATATCATGAATGTGCTATCCGATGTTGTCCCGGAGACAAATAAGACTGAACCTGAAAACCCTCCGGTCTCCGTTAATGAATGTGCGACCATTTTTGAAAGTGATGTAGATTTGGAAGCTAGCACAAATTTAGCAGCGAATTTAAGTCAGTTGATTGGAGAGAATAACGTACATTACGTATCGACTGAAGATGatgatacatttataattagttTAAACAGTGGTATAGACGCTGAGCAGTTGACTGATATGTTAAACATAGGAGTCGAATTAGTTGAAAATAATAATGAAGAGAAAGCATCAGAAGTTACACCAGAAGCAGATAAGACTGACTATCAGATAGATGAACCGATTGTAGTGAAAATAGAAGAGCCTGTGCTGAATAATGAAGTACCTAATGATAATAAGGAAAATGTTATAGTTAAGCCAAAGATCAAGAAATGCACGTTATTTATTTGCCGGACTTGTAATAAAGTATTTAAGAAAAAGGAGAATTATAAATCACATAAAG caATTCACAACCCATCTCTGCGAGCTCACCGCTGCCGCCAGTGCGGTCTCCGCTTCAGTTACCGCTCGACGCTCAACAAGCACCGCGCCGCTCATGAACAGCGTCCCAAGCGGCAGATCCGCTGCGAACACGCAGGCTGCGAGAAGATATACGACGCAGTATGGAAG ttaaaaaatcacgtagaGCGCGACCACGAGAAGCTGATGCCCTACAAATGCAACAGGAAAGGCTGCGGCAAGAGGTTCTACAAACACTGCGACCTGCAGAAACATGATAG GTTGCACTCGGGCGAGCGGCCATATTCGTGCGACATCTGCCAGCGCGCGTTCCAACAGATTTCCCACCTGAAGCGACACGAGCGGACCGTCGACTGCACACAACA CGTACAGTGGCAGCGATGA
- the LOC125242176 gene encoding zinc finger protein 593 homolog, protein MTYKRKKYHHGDTHLKKRWRVRNRKKDLDQIDDDIKEENAEKLLNQDVDLDLPGAAQHYCLHCSRYFIDDKALAEHFKTKVHKRRLKALELQPYTIEDSERAAGHGNFVQPVKRKITSQNSDKAVDEDGDAVLDDVSPNKKKKVDENAT, encoded by the exons atgacataCAAGCGTAAAAAATACCACCACGGTGATACTCATTTAAAAAAACGCTGGAGAGTCAGAAATCGGAAGAAGGATCTTGATCAGATCGACGATGACATCAAAGAAG AGAATGCTGAAAAATTATTAAACCAGGACGTCGATTTGGATCTACCTGGTGCAGCTCAACACTACTGCCTTCACTGCTCACGGTATTTTATCGATGATAAAGCGTTGGCTGAACATTTCAAGACGAAAGTTCATAAACGGAGGTTGAAGGCTTTAGAACTTCAGCCTTATACGATAGAAGACTCTGAGCGTGCGGCCGGCCACGGTAACTTTGTACAGCCAGTAAAACGAAAAATAACTTCACAGAACTCTGATAAAGCAGTCGACGAAGATGGTGATGCAGTGTTAGACGACGTTAGTcctaataaaaagaaaaaagttgATGAAAATGCTACGTAA
- the LOC125242175 gene encoding transport and Golgi organization protein 2-like isoform X1, translating to MQYLSSIFRHRCKLLTRLSLPNQHLPSSARMCILFSYCGDNVAESDYQLIVAENRDEYYNRSALNMSIWNDSNVVAGRDLGAPDGDGTWLAVSPQKRKLGVLLNLPYSERADAKSRGRLVTDYVQSDLSIEEYVKTKESYVKETNEFVLVTYDFSNNTKVNTYTNSTNELRTWEETCQGFSNSLPEKPLSKAVAGRSALYDICSRLNKVSMKQQLIEELLTLLKSKEQHLPDQELENRTPMYQKLSSIFVTIPEGRYGTRTHTIILLTKTGHLEIIEVSLQSPVKLENPNWKRTEFQIDL from the exons ATGCAGTATTTATCTAGTATATTTAGACATCGCTGCAAGCTGCTGACTCGATTGTCTCTTCCAAATCAGCATCTGCCTTCTAGTG CAAGAATGTGTATTCTGTTTTCTTACTGTGGTGACAATGTTGCGGAGAGTGACTACCAGCTGATTGTAGCAGAGAACCGAGACGAGTATTACAATCGATCAGCACTTAACATGTCCATATGGAATGACTCAAATGTTGTAGCAG GTCGGGATTTGGGAGCCCCTGATGGAGACGGGACATGGCTGGCGGTATCTCCTCAAAAAAGGAAGCTTGGAGTGCtccttaatttgccatacaGTGAGAGGGCAGATGCAAAAA GTAGAGGCAGATTAGTTACAGATTATGTGCAAAGTGATCTGTCTATTGAAGAGTATGTTAAGACAAAAGAAAGTTATGTTAAAGAAACAAATGAATTTGTTTTAGTTACTTATGACTTTAG taataataCCAAAGTTAACACATATACCAACTCCACAAATGAACTTCGTACCTGGGAGGAGACATGCCAGGGCTTCTCAAACAGTTTACCAGAGAAGCCCCTGTCAAAAGCTGTAGCTGGCAGGAGCGCCCTTTATGATATATGCAGCAGACTCAATAAGGTCTCTATGAAGCAACAGTTGATAGAGGAGTTGCTTACATTATTAAAATCAAAGGAACA GCATTTACCTGACCAAGAACTGGAAAATAGAACTCCAATGTACCAAAAATTAAGTTCAATATTTGTAACTATACCAGAGGGCAGGTATGGGACAAG GACACATACAATAATACTTCTAACAAAGACAGGGCATTTAGAAATCATTGAGGTAAGCTTGCAGAGCCCAGTCAAGCTAGAAAATCCAAATTGGAAGAGAACAGAATTCCAGATTGATTTATAA
- the LOC125242175 gene encoding transport and Golgi organization protein 2-like isoform X2 → MCILFSYCGDNVAESDYQLIVAENRDEYYNRSALNMSIWNDSNVVAGRDLGAPDGDGTWLAVSPQKRKLGVLLNLPYSERADAKSRGRLVTDYVQSDLSIEEYVKTKESYVKETNEFVLVTYDFSNNTKVNTYTNSTNELRTWEETCQGFSNSLPEKPLSKAVAGRSALYDICSRLNKVSMKQQLIEELLTLLKSKEQHLPDQELENRTPMYQKLSSIFVTIPEGRYGTRTHTIILLTKTGHLEIIEVSLQSPVKLENPNWKRTEFQIDL, encoded by the exons ATGTGTATTCTGTTTTCTTACTGTGGTGACAATGTTGCGGAGAGTGACTACCAGCTGATTGTAGCAGAGAACCGAGACGAGTATTACAATCGATCAGCACTTAACATGTCCATATGGAATGACTCAAATGTTGTAGCAG GTCGGGATTTGGGAGCCCCTGATGGAGACGGGACATGGCTGGCGGTATCTCCTCAAAAAAGGAAGCTTGGAGTGCtccttaatttgccatacaGTGAGAGGGCAGATGCAAAAA GTAGAGGCAGATTAGTTACAGATTATGTGCAAAGTGATCTGTCTATTGAAGAGTATGTTAAGACAAAAGAAAGTTATGTTAAAGAAACAAATGAATTTGTTTTAGTTACTTATGACTTTAG taataataCCAAAGTTAACACATATACCAACTCCACAAATGAACTTCGTACCTGGGAGGAGACATGCCAGGGCTTCTCAAACAGTTTACCAGAGAAGCCCCTGTCAAAAGCTGTAGCTGGCAGGAGCGCCCTTTATGATATATGCAGCAGACTCAATAAGGTCTCTATGAAGCAACAGTTGATAGAGGAGTTGCTTACATTATTAAAATCAAAGGAACA GCATTTACCTGACCAAGAACTGGAAAATAGAACTCCAATGTACCAAAAATTAAGTTCAATATTTGTAACTATACCAGAGGGCAGGTATGGGACAAG GACACATACAATAATACTTCTAACAAAGACAGGGCATTTAGAAATCATTGAGGTAAGCTTGCAGAGCCCAGTCAAGCTAGAAAATCCAAATTGGAAGAGAACAGAATTCCAGATTGATTTATAA